The Caulobacter sp. FWC26 genome contains a region encoding:
- the creS gene encoding crescentin: protein MRLLSKNARETKNGKPTVLGDDARSEAMQHQIESTQAIGQRYETIHGGLDSIGRVMEHLKAIEPLIAEIRGPVSQEFEARRAEHAELIAVRANLDQAQRQIAVMQAEEREVSARLAAAETALGESEARRQTQEAALEDNALEIDRLRNALLQSDLKVSSLDASLRDATARIEHLVQDVEGLRLQAQDIDARRGEAEAALARANQDNALLGEEAATLKKRVDQAGLDLARLSRIETDLEAQLAAERARVQAIENALAAHQTDSGRTIRGLESQVEANRAEISALQTRLETATGRADKLEEMNGQISARLADSSAQQKAVERRAGDLNVALERALDRIRALEEEADGLRQRHAGVDTARATAIERADQLAKSAVAQEKALKRAEERAQQLRTRLDAMQEAQDQARRDHEAKVAELQATIERLTSEAALAEGALEAARRDRSRLQMALLGASDEGVAATA from the coding sequence ATGAGACTGCTGTCGAAGAACGCGCGCGAGACGAAGAACGGCAAGCCGACCGTGCTGGGCGACGACGCCCGATCGGAGGCCATGCAGCACCAGATCGAGTCCACACAGGCCATCGGCCAGCGCTACGAGACCATTCACGGCGGTCTCGACAGCATCGGCCGGGTCATGGAGCACCTGAAGGCCATCGAGCCGCTGATCGCCGAGATTCGCGGGCCCGTGAGCCAGGAGTTCGAAGCCCGTCGCGCCGAACACGCCGAACTGATCGCCGTCCGCGCCAATCTCGATCAGGCCCAACGCCAGATCGCCGTGATGCAGGCCGAGGAGCGCGAGGTTTCCGCGCGTCTCGCCGCCGCCGAGACGGCTCTTGGCGAGTCCGAAGCCCGCCGCCAGACCCAGGAAGCGGCGCTGGAGGACAACGCCCTCGAAATCGACCGGCTTCGCAACGCCCTGCTGCAATCGGACCTGAAGGTCTCCAGCCTGGACGCCTCGCTGCGCGACGCCACCGCGCGTATCGAGCACCTGGTGCAGGACGTCGAAGGTTTGCGCCTGCAGGCCCAGGACATCGACGCCCGTCGCGGCGAGGCGGAAGCCGCCCTGGCCCGCGCCAACCAGGACAATGCTCTGCTGGGCGAGGAAGCCGCCACGCTCAAGAAGCGCGTCGATCAAGCCGGCCTGGACCTGGCCCGTCTGTCGCGCATCGAGACCGACCTGGAAGCGCAACTGGCCGCCGAACGCGCGCGCGTCCAGGCGATCGAGAACGCCCTGGCCGCCCACCAGACCGACAGCGGTCGCACCATCCGGGGCCTGGAAAGCCAGGTCGAGGCCAACCGCGCCGAGATCTCGGCCCTGCAGACCCGCCTGGAAACGGCCACGGGCCGCGCCGACAAGCTGGAAGAGATGAACGGCCAGATCTCGGCCCGTCTCGCCGACTCCAGCGCCCAGCAGAAGGCGGTGGAACGCCGCGCCGGCGACCTCAATGTCGCCCTTGAGCGTGCGCTCGATCGCATCCGCGCCCTGGAGGAAGAGGCCGACGGCCTGCGTCAGCGCCACGCCGGCGTCGACACAGCCCGCGCCACGGCCATCGAGCGCGCCGATCAACTGGCCAAGAGCGCCGTCGCCCAGGAAAAGGCGCTCAAGCGCGCCGAGGAGCGCGCCCAGCAACTGCGCACGCGCCTCGATGCGATGCAGGAGGCGCAAGACCAGGCCCGCCGCGATCACGAAGCCAAGGTCGCCGAACTGCAAGCGACCATCGAGCGCCTCACCTCGGAGGCCGCCCTGGCCGAAGGGGCTCTGGAAGCGGCTCGCCGCGACCGCTCGCGCCTACAGATGGCGCTGCTGGGCGCCAGCGACGAGGGCGTGGCCGCGACGGCCTAA
- a CDS encoding SRPBCC domain-containing protein encodes MKIMIGAVAAALLAAGAARAEVTEAQPGGFQVRHQVSIAAPASAVWGVLVQPSKWWAPAHTWSGSAANLSLGAASGGCFCERLPNGGSVLHMTTVHAAPGQKLVLSGGLGPLQSSGATGAMTILLVEKDGATTVTVTYDVGGYFRGGLDKLAAPVDGVLGQQIQGLKAAVEAR; translated from the coding sequence ATGAAGATCATGATCGGTGCGGTCGCCGCGGCGCTGCTGGCCGCAGGGGCCGCGCGGGCCGAGGTGACGGAGGCGCAGCCAGGCGGGTTCCAGGTTCGCCATCAGGTCTCGATCGCTGCGCCGGCGAGCGCCGTCTGGGGTGTTCTCGTCCAGCCTTCGAAGTGGTGGGCCCCGGCGCATACCTGGTCGGGCTCCGCCGCCAATCTGTCGCTCGGCGCGGCGTCGGGCGGCTGCTTCTGCGAGCGTCTGCCCAATGGCGGCTCGGTGTTGCACATGACGACGGTCCACGCCGCGCCGGGACAGAAGTTGGTGCTGAGCGGCGGCCTTGGCCCGTTGCAGTCCTCTGGCGCCACCGGCGCGATGACCATCTTGCTGGTCGAAAAGGACGGCGCCACGACGGTTACGGTCACCTATGATGTTGGCGGCTACTTCCGGGGCGGCCTCGACAAGCTGGCCGCGCCGGTCGACGGCGTGCTGGGCCAACAGATCCAAGGCCTGAAGGCTGCGGTCGAGGCGCGATAG
- a CDS encoding TraB/GumN family protein, whose amino-acid sequence MIALKHLPLALALVVSAPALAQTTPPPTVELGQAPAQDESAVVAELTVMAKPPGPAVWLVEKDGAKLYILGSAPPLPHQLKWNSPRLNKALDKASLVLVPPEAAVGVAQMAGFILKFGAGLRQPLGKSLEDQLPPDLKARFVESRTQARKGAGEYKNWKPAVAGFLLLSDFRQAAGLSEAKPVSTIERMAKARKLKVKAVGQYRMSAVTAIAGKLSPEDQLYCLRVALDEVAYDGAHSTTIGRDWADGDLASVRARYRASAAQRCLTHVPGGAALLEKGLAQTTEAMTEALRRPGATVAVVDLGFLLPADGVLDRLKARGAAITSPVE is encoded by the coding sequence ATGATCGCGCTCAAGCACCTGCCGCTGGCCCTGGCTCTGGTCGTCTCCGCGCCGGCCCTGGCTCAGACGACGCCCCCGCCGACCGTCGAGTTGGGCCAGGCCCCCGCCCAGGACGAGAGCGCCGTGGTCGCCGAGCTGACGGTGATGGCCAAGCCGCCCGGTCCGGCCGTGTGGCTGGTCGAGAAGGACGGCGCCAAGCTCTACATCCTGGGATCCGCCCCGCCGCTGCCGCATCAGCTGAAGTGGAACAGCCCCCGCCTGAACAAGGCGCTGGATAAGGCCAGTCTGGTCCTGGTCCCGCCCGAGGCGGCCGTGGGCGTCGCCCAGATGGCCGGCTTCATCCTCAAGTTCGGGGCCGGTCTGCGTCAGCCGCTGGGCAAGTCTCTGGAGGACCAGCTGCCGCCGGACCTCAAGGCGCGGTTTGTCGAGTCCCGAACTCAAGCGCGCAAGGGCGCCGGCGAGTACAAGAACTGGAAGCCGGCGGTGGCCGGTTTCCTGCTGTTGTCGGATTTCCGCCAGGCCGCCGGCCTGTCCGAGGCCAAGCCCGTCAGCACGATCGAGCGCATGGCCAAGGCGCGGAAGCTGAAGGTCAAGGCCGTGGGGCAGTACCGGATGAGCGCGGTCACCGCGATCGCGGGCAAGCTGTCGCCGGAAGATCAGCTCTATTGCCTGCGCGTGGCCTTGGACGAGGTCGCCTATGACGGCGCCCATTCCACCACTATCGGCCGCGATTGGGCCGACGGCGACCTGGCGTCGGTGCGGGCCCGCTATCGCGCCAGCGCCGCCCAGCGCTGCCTGACCCATGTCCCCGGCGGCGCGGCCTTGCTGGAGAAGGGCCTGGCCCAGACCACCGAGGCGATGACCGAAGCGCTCAGGCGGCCGGGCGCCACCGTGGCGGTGGTGGATCTGGGCTTTCTACTGCCGGCGGACGGCGTTCTGGATCGCCTGAAGGCGCGCGGCGCGGCGATCACCTCGCCCGTCGAGTAG